In a genomic window of Zingiber officinale cultivar Zhangliang chromosome 9B, Zo_v1.1, whole genome shotgun sequence:
- the LOC122025022 gene encoding berberine bridge enzyme-like 26, whose amino-acid sequence MASTIIIFSCFIFFLLCTSHAANHTQANFLNCFLEATGGSSSSPSKIYTPNTTSFSTLFRSSVQNLRFLSSGAETPSFIILPSVDHDSQAAVLCGRRHGIRLRVRSGGHDYEGLSYVSFSSTDGPFAIVDLSGLRSIEVDAADHTAWVGAGATLGEVYYNVAAASPTAGFPAGICSTVGVGGHISGGGIGSLQRKYGLAADNVVDVRLVNAEGELLTRETMGEDLFWAIRGGGAANFGIVVAYKLRLVPVPPKLTVFSVSRTLGQGATRLLHSWQSIAPRLADDLWIRALVIAIGEAPVNRTIQATFQGLFLGPRRATLAAIKKSFPELRVRAEDCNEVNWVESTLYFDGRALNNTRALLNRRPAFNSSFKAKSDFVREPISEKAWEGIWKVMMEGEEEPLEMIFEPWGGRLWEIEDDAIAFPHRKGNLYNIQYFMRWFETEAAVTARHLRWMRRLYDYMTPHVSSNPRAAYLNYKDIDLGISTEEGRTSYKEASAWGRRYFLHNFEKLAKVKARVDPENYFWNEQGIPPYTA is encoded by the coding sequence ATGGCGTCCACCATTATCATCTTCTCctgtttcatcttcttcctcctctgcacTTCTCACGCAGCAAATCATACACAAGCCAACTTCCTCAATTGCTTTCTTGAAGCAACCGGAggatcttcctcttctccttcgaAGATTTACACTCCCAACACCACCTCCTTTTCCACCCTCTTCCGCTCCTCCGTCCAAAACCTCCGGTTTCTCTCCTCCGGCGCAGAGACTCCCTCCTTCATCATCCTCCCCTCCGTCGACCACGACTCCCAGGCCGCGGTTCTCTGCGGCCGCCGTCACGGCATCCGCCTCCGAGTCCGGAGTGGCGGCCATGACTACGAGGGACTCTCCTACGTCTCCTTCTCCAGTACTGATGGCCCGTTTGCCATCGTCGACCTCTCTGGCCTTCGTTCCATCGAGGTAGACGCCGCAGACCACACCGCCTGGGTTGGCGCTGGCGCCACCCTCGGTGAGGTGTACTACAACGTGGCTGCCGCCAGCCCCACTGCCGGGTTCCCTGCCGGCATCTGCTCCACGGTCGGTGTCGGTGGGCACATCAGCGGCGGCGGCATTGGGTCGCTGCAGAGGAAGTACGGCCTCGCCGCGGACAACGTCGTTGATGTCAGGCTAGTCAACGCCGAGGGCGAGCTGTTGACCAGGGAGACCATGGGGGAAGACTTGTTTTGGGCGATAAGAGGAGGCGGCGCGGCGAACTTCGGCATCGTCGTGGCCTACAAATTGCGACTCGTTCCGGTGCCGCCCAAGCTGACGGTGTTCTCCGTTAGCAGAACGCTGGGGCAGGGTGCGACGAGGTTGCTGCATTCATGGCAGAGCATCGCGCCGCGGCTCGCCGACGATCTATGGATCAGGGCCTTGGTGATTGCGATCGGAGAAGCGCCGGTGAACCGCACGATCCAGGCCACATTCCAAGGCCTGTTCCTTGGGCCGCGTCGCGCGACGCTTGCTGCCATCAAGAAGAGCTTCCCTGAGCTGCGCGTGAGGGCCGAGGACTGCAACGAGGTGAATTGGGTGGAGTCGACTCTCTACTTCGATGGCCGTGCATTGAATAATACCCGCGCGCTGTTGAACCGGCGGCCGGCGTTCAACAGCTCCTTCAAAGCCAAGTCGGACTTCGTGAGGGAGCCCATCTCGGAGAAGGCATGGGAGGGGATATGGAAGGTTATGATGGAGGGGGAGGAGGAGCCTCTGGAGATGATATTTGAGCCGTGGGGCGGAAGGCTTTGGGAGATAGAAGACGATGCCATTGCCTTCCCTCACAGGAAGGGGAATTTGTATAACATTCAGTACTTCATGAGGTGGTTCGAGACAGAGGCGGCGGTTACGGCGAGGCACTTGAGGTGGATGAGGAGGCTCTACGACTACATGACCCCTCACGTGTCGAGCAATCCGAGAGCTGCGTATCTTAACTACAAGGACATCGACTTGGGGATCAGCACAGAGGAAGGCAGGACGAGCTACAAGGAGGCAAGCGCTTGGGGAAGAAGATACTTCCTGCACAACTTTGAGAAGCTCGCGAAAGTCAAGGCTCGAGTTGACCCGGAGAACTACTTCTGGAACGAACAAGGCATCCCTCCCTATACTGCTTAA